Proteins encoded by one window of Saprospiraceae bacterium:
- a CDS encoding RHS repeat-associated core domain-containing protein, with protein MNRKQFNGIERTEDLGLNWNLAEFRSYDPAIGRWNQIDPVLKYSESPFAGLANSPVVFIDPLGADTLKQIGPDTYDGGYLEGATVSAKKMEKPEQSSTNNRSFTSVFFANRFSNWKSMGTGGGLSANPDFPQYSAYAEGIKDISWDMISPVLLGAAGGGGSSIGGARAILQRFRSVRDFIRLARAFRLLPQQAPKLLGYTDDAYKMVLYRAQRAPAGGIRIGGKRYEGGQLLPGHKNFMFGRANLNLEFLELPAIGNSLRPSPMFYPQLSPIARWTIGGGGAGLGLYWGLRKNQPK; from the coding sequence TTGAATCGTAAGCAGTTTAATGGAATTGAAAGAACTGAAGATTTAGGTTTAAATTGGAATTTAGCAGAATTCAGAAGCTATGATCCGGCTATTGGAAGATGGAATCAAATTGATCCGGTTTTAAAATATTCAGAAAGCCCCTTTGCTGGATTGGCTAATAGTCCTGTAGTCTTTATAGACCCTCTTGGCGCAGATACCTTAAAACAAATTGGGCCAGATACATACGATGGAGGCTATTTAGAGGGAGCTACTGTTTCTGCAAAAAAAATGGAGAAACCTGAACAATCTTCAACTAACAATAGAAGTTTCACTAGCGTGTTTTTTGCTAATCGATTCAGTAATTGGAAATCTATGGGAACAGGAGGAGGTCTTTCAGCCAACCCAGATTTTCCTCAATACTCAGCTTATGCTGAGGGAATAAAGGATATTAGTTGGGATATGATAAGTCCCGTTTTACTAGGTGCAGCTGGCGGCGGGGGTTCAAGTATTGGTGGTGCAAGGGCTATCTTACAGAGATTTCGAAGTGTCAGAGATTTTATTAGATTGGCTCGAGCATTTAGGCTTCTTCCCCAACAAGCTCCTAAATTACTTGGATATACCGATGATGCTTATAAAATGGTCCTTTACAGAGCTCAGCGAGCGCCAGCAGGAGGAATCAGAATTGGAGGTAAACGGTATGAGGGTGGACAACTTCTCCCTGGTCACAAGAATTTTATGTTTGGACGAGCAAATTTAAACTTAGAATTTCTTGAACTACCTGCGATAGGAAATTCCTTGAGACCTAGTCCTATGTTTTATCCTCAACTGTCTCCTATTGCGAGATGGACAATCGGTGGAGGTGGAGCTGGTCTAGGTTTATATTGGGGGCTAAGAAAAAACCAACCCAAGTGA
- a CDS encoding HNH endonuclease, whose amino-acid sequence MPAIPTALKQEVELRAHGCCEYCQSQNCFSPDPFSVEHIIPTSKNGSSESDNLAFACQGCNNRKYNHTEAIDPLTGRITPLFHPRQQQWTEHFAWNENFTMVIGLTAIGRATIERLKMNRKGVVNLRSVLHPIGKHPRSNL is encoded by the coding sequence ATGCCTGCTATCCCCACTGCCTTAAAGCAGGAAGTTGAATTACGTGCTCATGGTTGTTGTGAGTATTGTCAATCACAAAACTGCTTTTCGCCTGATCCTTTTTCTGTTGAACATATTATCCCCACTTCCAAAAATGGATCAAGTGAATCCGATAATCTCGCTTTTGCCTGTCAAGGCTGTAATAACCGTAAATACAATCATACAGAGGCCATTGATCCTCTGACAGGAAGGATTACGCCACTATTTCATCCCCGCCAACAACAATGGACAGAACATTTTGCCTGGAACGAAAACTTTACCATGGTTATAGGCCTAACAGCCATTGGCCGTGCCACAATAGAACGACTCAAAATGAATCGTAAAGGAGTGGTCAACCTGCGTAGCGTGCTTCATCCTATCGGTAAGCACCCCCGATCAAATTTATGA
- a CDS encoding metal-dependent hydrolase: MKLPNHLAGGTLITAILSSLSGLNVFQSLTTIITMLVATTLPDIDHPKSVIGRTCKPISLFINRRWGHRTITHSLITLLILTLFLAILEKGITDKNTLSLIFFYAYLSHLLLDMVTLMGVPLLYPFSKNPFVLPGNPRYRIRTGDIRAETIAFCLFILLSISLRPLFQQGFWTSYNRLFGTMHHLAAEFKKADDLLEVTYYGKRGTETIQGKGLCIEADINKAILIENDKFVVLDKDKMIIDKVIPTHTGRQFTFSQIPLIAVTIDSLNTLLHNQWIKEIDLSAESPFRTIANGIPSEQKRFKSQLLTSIWFQEIDIPYPSPDPFKTDSYIPDTSPSFKPDPSKTAPHYPNSSLFIYQPNPRIPLLQQKLRLLQTERLSQQEAWRQHQQHIDNLKQLLQTTTSITEKERLYIQLVAAQKIAPPRIDRSTETLLLTEIQQLQRAEKLKNEEQRLKHLQDLQSVEKTATLLSGFVTTLEIH; encoded by the coding sequence ATGAAACTCCCCAATCACCTAGCCGGCGGCACCCTCATCACCGCCATCCTCTCCTCCCTCAGCGGCCTCAACGTTTTCCAATCCCTAACCACCATCATCACCATGCTGGTCGCCACCACCCTGCCCGATATCGACCACCCCAAATCCGTCATCGGACGAACATGCAAACCTATTTCCCTTTTCATCAACAGAAGATGGGGCCACCGTACCATCACCCATAGCCTCATCACCCTATTAATCCTTACCCTCTTCCTGGCCATCCTCGAGAAAGGAATCACCGACAAAAACACCCTCTCCCTCATTTTCTTCTATGCCTACCTCTCTCACCTCCTATTAGATATGGTAACCCTCATGGGCGTCCCCCTACTTTACCCTTTCAGCAAGAATCCTTTCGTCTTACCCGGCAACCCTCGCTACCGCATCCGCACCGGAGACATCCGCGCCGAAACCATCGCCTTTTGCCTTTTCATCCTGCTGAGCATCTCCCTCCGCCCTCTATTCCAACAAGGCTTCTGGACTTCCTACAATCGTCTCTTCGGCACCATGCACCACCTGGCCGCTGAATTCAAAAAAGCAGATGATTTGCTGGAAGTAACCTATTACGGAAAGAGAGGCACCGAAACCATCCAAGGCAAAGGCCTCTGCATCGAGGCAGACATCAACAAAGCCATCCTCATAGAAAATGACAAATTCGTAGTCCTGGATAAAGACAAAATGATCATCGATAAAGTTATCCCCACCCACACTGGCCGACAATTCACTTTCTCACAAATCCCCTTAATCGCCGTCACCATCGACTCCCTTAACACCCTCCTCCACAATCAATGGATCAAAGAAATCGACCTCTCCGCCGAATCCCCATTCCGCACCATCGCCAACGGCATCCCCTCCGAACAAAAACGCTTCAAATCCCAATTACTCACCTCCATCTGGTTCCAGGAAATCGATATTCCATATCCCAGCCCTGACCCCTTCAAAACTGACTCCTATATTCCTGACACCTCTCCCTCCTTCAAACCTGACCCCTCAAAAACTGCCCCCCACTACCCTAACTCCTCTTTATTCATCTACCAGCCAAACCCCCGCATCCCCCTCCTCCAACAAAAACTCCGCCTCCTCCAAACCGAACGCCTCTCCCAACAGGAGGCCTGGCGACAACACCAGCAACACATCGACAACCTCAAACAACTCCTCCAAACCACCACCTCCATCACCGAAAAAGAACGCCTCTACATCCAACTCGTCGCCGCCCAAAAGATCGCCCCGCCCCGCATCGACCGCTCCACCGAAACCCTCCTCCTCACCGAAATCCAACAACTCCAACGCGCCGAAAAACTCAAAAATGAGGAACAACGCTTAAAACACCTCCAAGATTTACAATCCGTCGAAAAAACCGCAACCCTACTCTCCGGCTTCGTCACCACCCTTGAAATCCATTAG
- a CDS encoding tyrosine-type recombinase/integrase, whose protein sequence is MQTHSSPLLTPQQLSLLLKSLNKKYQLITLLMADAGLRVTEVVRLQVKHFNFHDRTVLVQSLKKRPTAKDKVRVIPLTQRIMDALTNYWGVMKSKLPDAYLFPPSAQSDQPHLCRKMVWRRLKKHSNGIINPHMLRHFFASRVVNEGNDIRTAQKMLGHASQQTTEIYLHVPQQKIQAAISSIEEKPNLFQRITQFWSTAPKAPVDITPARIGMTPFHIGRKKELDKLHELAQKQVNVVLIGAQGIGKTHLLDNYHHGKIIRLDDFRSPKKTLGGLLLELFDHDKDKLFEMLFKINDRFDLEKLATRESIKRLCELAIQSTTHKEYTLIFDDLTDITKYGVSVMEKLKNHFIIIAAARRIKLEHKTFLSNFEKIELEPLSRPESIELINKLSFPLLDRITDYEAYKNRIWEDTQGIPLYIIEMIERLSKEVTISPETTAKIRHTASKQEIDFTLPLIVLFSSLMVLRYIGNELGDNAGAFKLIGGLGLIVAIFSRHIFRTLKRKFV, encoded by the coding sequence ATGCAAACACACTCCTCCCCTCTCCTCACCCCCCAACAACTCTCCCTCCTCCTAAAATCCCTCAACAAAAAATACCAACTCATCACCCTCCTCATGGCCGACGCTGGCCTCCGCGTCACCGAGGTCGTCCGACTCCAAGTCAAACATTTCAACTTCCATGATCGGACGGTCCTGGTGCAAAGCCTCAAAAAACGACCCACGGCAAAGGATAAAGTCCGTGTTATTCCCCTTACCCAACGAATCATGGATGCCCTCACCAATTATTGGGGCGTCATGAAAAGCAAACTGCCTGATGCTTACCTCTTTCCGCCTTCTGCTCAGTCTGACCAACCCCACCTCTGCCGAAAAATGGTCTGGCGACGATTGAAAAAACATAGCAACGGAATCATCAATCCGCATATGCTGCGCCATTTCTTTGCTTCCAGGGTTGTCAATGAGGGCAATGATATCCGCACGGCGCAAAAGATGCTCGGCCATGCTAGCCAACAGACGACTGAGATTTATCTGCATGTGCCCCAACAAAAGATTCAGGCGGCTATCTCTAGTATCGAGGAAAAACCCAATCTTTTCCAACGAATCACCCAATTCTGGTCGACCGCCCCTAAGGCTCCGGTCGACATCACACCTGCCCGCATTGGAATGACGCCCTTCCACATCGGCCGCAAAAAGGAGCTGGATAAATTGCATGAACTAGCCCAAAAACAGGTGAATGTAGTGCTAATTGGCGCCCAGGGAATAGGCAAAACGCATTTGCTCGACAATTATCACCATGGCAAGATTATCCGCCTGGATGATTTCCGATCACCCAAGAAAACCCTCGGTGGTTTATTGTTGGAGCTATTTGATCACGACAAGGATAAACTCTTCGAAATGCTCTTCAAAATCAACGATCGCTTTGACCTGGAGAAACTGGCCACCCGCGAAAGCATCAAGCGCCTTTGCGAGTTGGCCATCCAATCTACCACCCACAAAGAATATACCCTCATCTTCGATGACCTCACCGACATCACCAAATATGGCGTCTCTGTCATGGAAAAACTCAAAAATCATTTCATCATCATTGCCGCTGCCCGTCGCATCAAACTGGAGCACAAAACCTTTCTCTCCAATTTCGAAAAGATCGAACTGGAGCCCCTCTCCCGTCCCGAGTCCATCGAACTCATCAACAAACTCAGCTTCCCCCTCCTGGATCGCATCACCGACTACGAGGCCTACAAAAACCGCATCTGGGAAGATACCCAAGGCATCCCCCTCTACATCATCGAAATGATCGAACGACTCAGCAAAGAAGTCACCATCTCCCCCGAAACCACCGCCAAAATCCGCCACACCGCCAGCAAGCAAGAGATCGACTTTACCCTCCCCCTCATCGTCCTCTTCAGCTCCCTCATGGTCCTCCGCTACATCGGCAACGAACTCGGCGACAACGCAGGCGCCTTCAAACTCATCGGTGGCCTCGGCCTCATCGTCGCCATCTTCTCCCGCCACATCTTCCGCACCCTCAAAAGAAAGTTCGTGTAA
- a CDS encoding tetratricopeptide repeat protein has translation MAKKRKSFRDKLHQLQSATFVGREKQLKSFVENLKSDPDDLHFSNIFNIYGQGGVGKTTLLRKFEQEAKAQGALTAYTDEGIATVPEYMNAVAMQLEKQGKSFKKFNKRYEDYRQHKEELEADPEAPKGFAALLGRTLAKGGAGLAKQIPVAGAAMEFVDTEAFANQAGEWATFVAKKLTNRKDDVQLVLKPERVLTPIWLEELGDCANGQQACLLIDTYENTGHFLDSWLRSLIEDQYGELSSGIVLVISGRKKLESNHWSPYLSISVPLPVEPFTETEALDYLARRGIIQEKLVHTILQLSGRLPVLLATLAESSPNSIEELDEVCETAVERFLKWEDEPSKREIALHAAVPRYLNQDILAQIAEIEKTGELFTWLRSKPFVGQRAGRWTYHPIVREQMLRYFGQLSPREINKIHEQLAEYFQSQQTALGFSQKEGIKNEKWQELALEVLYHQYGHSPQEYLPDALNLGVFAIKENYDFAEKWFETLEEIEIILGKSAPKKIGKLFNELFFCLGEKKYTDVLQAVDKIEQLSLLTSDNLYIIFFIKAGAYFYINKKAEALASYDKAIELNPEYASAFNNRGTVLSKLDRKAEALASYDKAIELNPEYASAFYNRGTVLDDLDRKAEALASYDKAIELNPEDASAFYNRGTVLDDLDRKAEALASYDKAIELNPEYASAFYNRGNVLDDLDRKAEALASYDKAIELNPEYASAFYNRGTVLF, from the coding sequence ATGGCTAAAAAAAGAAAATCCTTTCGGGACAAGTTGCATCAATTACAAAGTGCAACATTTGTTGGCCGAGAAAAACAGTTGAAGTCTTTTGTTGAAAACTTAAAATCAGATCCGGACGACCTGCATTTTAGCAACATCTTTAATATTTATGGGCAAGGGGGCGTTGGAAAAACGACCTTGTTGCGCAAGTTTGAACAGGAAGCAAAAGCACAGGGGGCCTTGACTGCTTACACGGATGAAGGCATTGCAACTGTTCCAGAATATATGAACGCTGTTGCAATGCAACTGGAGAAGCAAGGGAAGTCGTTCAAAAAGTTCAATAAAAGATATGAAGATTATCGGCAACATAAAGAAGAACTCGAAGCAGACCCGGAAGCTCCTAAAGGTTTTGCTGCCCTATTGGGGCGAACCCTTGCGAAGGGCGGGGCAGGACTAGCCAAACAAATACCAGTGGCTGGCGCAGCAATGGAATTTGTTGATACAGAAGCTTTCGCAAATCAAGCTGGAGAATGGGCAACTTTTGTTGCCAAAAAGTTGACCAATAGAAAAGATGATGTACAGTTGGTACTTAAACCGGAACGAGTGCTTACTCCTATCTGGTTGGAAGAACTAGGCGATTGTGCTAATGGGCAGCAAGCATGCTTATTGATTGATACCTACGAAAATACGGGACATTTTTTAGATTCCTGGCTAAGAAGCTTAATTGAAGACCAGTATGGGGAACTTTCATCAGGCATCGTTTTAGTTATTTCGGGGCGAAAAAAATTGGAATCTAATCATTGGAGTCCTTACCTAAGTATTTCAGTACCCCTACCTGTAGAACCATTCACAGAAACCGAGGCACTTGATTATTTGGCCCGTCGGGGTATTATCCAGGAAAAATTGGTGCACACCATTCTTCAATTATCTGGCAGGCTTCCGGTTCTTTTGGCTACGCTCGCCGAGAGTTCACCCAATTCAATAGAAGAATTAGATGAAGTTTGTGAAACCGCAGTAGAACGATTTTTGAAATGGGAGGATGAACCTTCTAAAAGAGAAATTGCCCTTCATGCCGCTGTACCCCGATACCTTAACCAGGATATTTTAGCCCAAATAGCTGAGATTGAAAAGACTGGAGAGCTATTTACTTGGCTACGAAGTAAACCATTTGTTGGACAACGAGCGGGACGATGGACTTATCATCCGATCGTGCGTGAACAGATGTTACGATATTTTGGCCAGCTTTCCCCAAGAGAAATAAATAAAATACACGAACAACTGGCTGAATACTTCCAAAGCCAACAAACAGCCTTGGGTTTCAGCCAAAAAGAGGGTATTAAGAACGAAAAATGGCAAGAGTTAGCTTTGGAGGTTCTCTACCACCAGTACGGACATTCACCTCAAGAATACCTCCCTGATGCCTTGAACTTAGGTGTTTTTGCCATTAAAGAAAACTATGATTTTGCGGAGAAATGGTTCGAAACATTGGAAGAAATTGAAATTATTCTGGGTAAATCTGCACCAAAAAAAATAGGGAAACTATTCAATGAATTGTTCTTTTGTTTAGGAGAAAAGAAATATACCGATGTGCTGCAGGCAGTTGACAAGATCGAGCAGTTAAGTTTACTGACTTCCGATAATTTATATATCATTTTTTTCATCAAAGCAGGAGCCTACTTTTACATAAATAAGAAAGCGGAAGCCCTTGCCAGCTACGACAAGGCCATCGAGCTCAACCCCGAATATGCTTCGGCCTTCAACAACCGAGGCACCGTGCTTTCTAAACTAGACCGCAAAGCGGAAGCCCTTGCCAGCTACGACAAGGCCATCGAGCTCAACCCCGAATATGCTTCGGCCTTCTACAACCGAGGCACCGTGCTTGATGACCTAGACCGCAAAGCGGAAGCCCTTGCCAGCTACGACAAGGCCATTGAGCTCAACCCCGAAGATGCTTCGGCCTTCTACAACCGAGGCACCGTGCTTGATGACCTAGACCGCAAAGCGGAAGCCCTTGCCAGCTACGACAAGGCCATCGAGCTCAACCCCGAATATGCTTCGGCCTTCTACAACCGAGGCAACGTGCTTGATGACCTAGACCGCAAAGCGGAAGCCCTTGCCAGCTACGACAAGGCCATCGAGCTCAACCCCGAATATGCTTCGGCCTTCTACAACCGAGGCACCGTGCTTTTCTAA
- a CDS encoding tetratricopeptide repeat protein — protein MLRPSTTEAPCFSKLDRKAEALASYDKAIELNPEDASAFNNRGTVLDDLDRKAEALASYDKAIELNPEDASAFYNRGNVLDDLDRKAEALASYDKAIELNPEYAAAFNNRGNVLDDLDRKAEALASYDKAIELNPEDASAFNNRGNVLDDLDRKAEALASYDKTIELNPEYASAFYNRGTVLSKLDRKAEALASYDKAIELNPEYAAAFYNRGTVLSKLDRKAEALASYDKAIELNPEDASAFYNRGNVLDDLDRKAEALASYDKAIELNPEYAAAFNNRGTVLSKLDRKAEALASYDKAIELNPEDAAAFNNRGNVLSKLDRKAEAIEDFKAAILIKEKRLIREPSNPKLLNSLANDYGSLAWHLLFTKQFKESEEAVHKGFKYDPSEIWINMNLAWAYLFQGHFDQAKKICNDLKDKDYNEEKSFRDVFLEDLKELEDVGIRHPDMKKISLLLKV, from the coding sequence ATGCTTCGGCCTTCTACAACCGAGGCACCGTGCTTTTCTAAACTAGACCGCAAAGCGGAAGCCCTTGCCAGCTACGACAAGGCCATCGAGCTCAACCCCGAAGATGCTTCGGCCTTCAACAACCGAGGCACCGTGCTTGATGACCTAGACCGCAAAGCGGAAGCCCTTGCCAGCTACGACAAGGCCATTGAGCTCAACCCCGAAGATGCTTCGGCCTTCTACAACCGAGGCAACGTGCTTGATGACCTAGACCGCAAAGCGGAAGCCCTTGCCAGCTACGACAAGGCCATCGAGCTCAACCCCGAATATGCTGCGGCCTTCAACAACCGAGGCAACGTGCTTGATGACCTAGACCGCAAAGCGGAAGCCCTTGCCAGCTACGACAAGGCCATCGAGCTCAACCCCGAAGATGCTTCGGCCTTCAACAACCGAGGCAACGTGCTTGATGACCTAGACCGCAAAGCGGAAGCCCTTGCCAGCTACGACAAGACCATCGAGCTCAACCCCGAATATGCTTCGGCCTTCTACAACCGAGGCACCGTGCTTTCTAAACTAGACCGCAAAGCGGAAGCCCTTGCCAGCTACGACAAGGCCATCGAGCTCAACCCCGAATATGCTGCGGCCTTCTACAACCGAGGCACCGTGCTTTCTAAACTAGACCGCAAAGCGGAAGCCCTTGCCAGCTACGACAAGGCCATCGAGCTCAACCCCGAAGATGCTTCGGCCTTCTACAACCGAGGCAACGTGCTTGATGACCTAGACCGCAAAGCGGAAGCCCTTGCCAGCTACGACAAGGCCATCGAGCTCAACCCCGAATATGCTGCGGCCTTCAACAACCGAGGCACCGTGCTTTCTAAACTAGACCGCAAAGCGGAAGCCCTTGCCAGCTACGACAAGGCCATCGAGCTCAACCCCGAAGATGCTGCGGCCTTCAACAACCGAGGCAACGTGCTTTCTAAACTAGACCGCAAAGCGGAAGCCATAGAGGACTTTAAAGCAGCTATTCTAATCAAAGAAAAACGCTTGATTAGAGAACCTTCCAATCCTAAACTACTGAATAGTTTAGCAAATGATTATGGCAGTCTTGCCTGGCACTTACTTTTCACCAAACAGTTCAAGGAATCTGAAGAAGCTGTTCACAAAGGGTTTAAGTATGATCCTTCCGAAATCTGGATCAACATGAATTTAGCATGGGCTTATCTATTTCAAGGGCATTTTGATCAAGCGAAAAAAATATGCAATGATCTAAAAGATAAAGATTACAATGAAGAAAAGAGCTTTAGAGATGTTTTTTTAGAGGACCTGAAAGAATTGGAAGATGTAGGTATTAGGCATCCAGATATGAAGAAAATTAGTTTACTATTGAAAGTATAG